A region of the Osmia lignaria lignaria isolate PbOS001 chromosome 5, iyOsmLign1, whole genome shotgun sequence genome:
AAATAGGTCAGCCACCTAGAGATTACGTTTACGGCATCGGAAATGATTGCGCTCTGTGAAAATAGACTTTCCCTCCCTCTCCGTTTCCTTTCTTCCCCGTTGTCCCGTTCTCGCTCCGGTTTTCTTAGTCGGCGCGAGATCAAACGCAAAAGGGGTGCTTTCATTTTCTCCGTTCGGGTCAGTTTTCTCGGCAAGGTAGTCTCCGTGGCACGACGTTCTCTTTTCGAGCCTTCTGGTAATGTAAGAACGAGCGACGTGTAACCATAAAGGAAATTCTACCCGAGTAATCTTCTCGAGAACGCTGCAGCTTCTGTCGTTAAAGAAGCGAGATACTAAAGAAAGATTCGGTTCGATCGGGGATCGCGGAAAGGAAAATTCATTTCAGATTCGTCAAAGTTACAAAGTTCGCCACTCGGAGCACCGCTGAATTCCCTGTTTTCTGAATTCACGGGAAGGTGACTGAACATTCCTTCGGCATTTAATCCCGCTGCGTTCGTCGCGCGGTTTGCGAACCACGCGCGCTCAGTCAATTCCCTCTCGAAGCATTCGAGACTCTCGACTCTATGTTAAAGGGGTGAAAAACAGAGACAGAACACGCTGCGGCAGCGATCATCGCTTTGCCCTTTTCCTCCATCCGTGCGCCCGATTTCCCAACCCTTTCCTCCCTTATCCGTCAGCACGACAGAAAAAATACACAGAAATCGAATGCACGGCTAACTTTTCGACAATCCCGTCGCGTATGCGATTCTACCGAGATTCCGTTTTTCCCGGATGTCAGACAGACCAGCCATTATCTCTTAACGATGTTTGCACAACTCTCGCCGCGAAATTTTCCGAGATAATTAACGTCGGCGCCACCATTCATTAACGAAACCCCGGTAACGCGGCCCCCGCTATCTTTCGAAGCCGATAGACGAGGTATCCTTCTTCCGCTCGTTTGCTCCTATCCTTGGAGAATAAATATCGAGGGATCGACCTGTTGGTCGTGTGCTCGATAAGCGAGAAATGTGCATCGTTGTCTGAGAAAGAGGTAACAGTTAACCCGTACGAGGGGTTCTCAAGGACCTTGAGAGCTAAGGGGAGTTTCATCTACGGAGGGAGGGAGAGGGATACTCGTAAAGGCACTAGAATTATCACGGTACGCTAGCCCTCCTCTGTTCCGGCTCTTTTGTATCGTTCACGATTGTCGTCGGTAGACGCAACTACGCAATCATATTCGTGGTGGTGAGCTTTGTCGTTCCTTCAACCGGCAAACGCATCGAGATCCTCGCGGTTCGAAACGGAAAGAAACTCGAAACGTGACTTCTCTCGAACAATTTCACGCGTCCCTATTTTCCTTCGCTCCCCTTATCCTCTTGCCCGCCGCTTATCGGCAAACGACTTTTAACCGAGCTTCGTATTCGTTCCCTGTACGTCTCTTAtctcgaaagaggaaaagaacgCGAGTTCGACGAGTTTTCcttaaaaaaaggaacaaatttCTTTGGCTAATTCGTTCGACCTTTTCATTTGTTTCAGGTAACTCTCAGTAACCGTCAAACATGCCAAAGCTTCGCGTCGAGCGTTCTGAACAAACTCGTTCGAATCAGTAATACGTTCGAAAGGGAAGGAAGCAGAATAATACTCGGTAATTAGAATACTTGACGCGTTCATGCATTCCCGTGCGTGCGCCAGTCGATTGTCCGATGTTAATTGATCTTTGCACGCGCCGCGTTCCCTTCCTCGAGTTCGATCGGCGAATCTGCTCCCAGAGGAGCGTAAAACTCGAGGCTTTACAGTGGCGTGTTCGCGGAGGGTCGAAGGGCGCGAGGGCGTAGCCGAAGGGTTCGAGCGAAGCCCATCGAGCTGCCGAGTTTTGCGAGCCAGCCAAGGGTATTCCGGTTTAATTGCTCGAGCACGATTCGATCTACTCCATTCGATCGATTCTACTTTTTCTCTAAAAAAAGGATTTATCAATTCAGCAATTTCCCAGGGCCGAATAAAACTGTATTTCGTGGTGAAATTGCATCAAAGCGCTTGCAAAATACgcgaagaaggaagagaaaaagcACGGGCGTAGATGTTTTAACCCCGCGGGCAACGGTGTATAAAGAGGGGGAAAGGGTATATCCGGTGGGAGCAAGGAAAACGTGGAAAAGGGAACAAAGTGTCCCAAGAGGCCGAGTGGCCTGACAGATATAAAACGTGGAAACGACGTCGAGTTAGAAGACAACGACTCCCTCTTTAACCGTGCAACAACCCGTTGAAAATGGCGACGattctcttttttaattataatacatgGACTTCTTTCCCAGGAGCAAGATGTCAATGACGGGAAGCTTGATGGGCTACGAGAACAACAACGAAGTGAATCAAGCGAAATGTAAGAAACCGTTGAAACCGCTTCCGATAGTGTCCAGCATAAGCTCGAGCGGTGTTTCGAGCACCGCGAAAGCGAGGAAGCCACGAAGATCGAGCAGACAGAGTTCCTGTATACGAGGCCACGTGAACAACCTGTGGTCCGTTTGGTACGGCATTTTAGCGGTCGCGTTTCAGGCTTACATCGGGCTGAGATACGCGAAACGTTTCGCCGGTGAGTCGAGTATTTCGCCCCTCTTTCATTCCGTTTCGCGAGGAAAATAATTTGGAAAGTTTCGATCGTTGTTACAGCGTACTTGTCGTTACCATGGCCAGCGGACGCACCTCCGCCGAAGGTAGAACTGTACGCGTGTCTGGTGCTGGCCGGTACCGGGGTGGTGCTTCTTCCGGTTCTCCTTGGCGCGGCGTTCCTGAAGCTCGGCAACCTTGCCAACGACGGAGTGAAACTGGGCCGCCACTTGAGCGCGTGCTCCCGCGACCCACCCTCGTCGCTGCTCACCAACAATCTCGACCACAGTAAGTACATCGTCTACCTTTTGTACGATCCGTCGTTCGAACGGTGGTCGCAACGTATGCCGTGTAAAATACTCTGTCCCGAGGGCCGACTGATCCGTCCACGATTCGCTCGCAGGTTTGGCAAATAATTTATGGAGGCACGGAGGTCCCACCGCGGCCTTTCTACACCTTTGCACGGCCATGTGCTTCCTGTTACCCTCGCTGCTCATGGAAGCCAGGCTGATACACGCTGGATTTCTGCCAAAAGGTAATAACGCACGAAACTAACAGCTTCCGTGCTCGAGTGCCGTTTTTCAAGTACCATTTTCCTCCCTCTCTCGATTCGTCAAATCGATCATCGGCCGACTGAATTACCAACGCGAGGGAGAATCGAataagtagtacgagtcaatgtGTCGTCGGACGAAATAGAACCGAGACGAGGTAAAAGTATTTTAGAAAGAAAACTATAAACGTCGTCGGGATGGTCGTTGAAAAACCCTTGCGAAAATAGCCTAAAACGAGGGAACCTAGACTTTTCGGTTCGTTTGTTCGGTGGTACCGGTGTAATTTCTTTGAAAACTGGCtgcctttgaaaaatttcatcccTTAACGAGACGGAGAAAACGGGGGGAAAAACGAGTAAAGGCGTGGACCATCTTTCGACGTTCCGTTGTGGGGTCGGATAGAAAGGTAGCTGGTAACGTCGTTTGGAATATTGAAACAGAGGGAGCAAATATTTTCCTCCGCATCCACTCGGAACGGCAGgggcttttttctaggaaacCACGCATTTTTATCCTCATCTTCGCGGCAAGTTGAACAATGTATGCAATTTGCAAACAGACGCAGTAACCACAGCGTGTCTATCCGGTgttttatttgttgagaaagaaaataaagaagaagggTAACTAATCGGCCTGCCGTTAGGTTCCGAACACTATCGCCACGGTGTAGAGCGACTCGCGCACGTAGAAAGGACGGATGGGGGATGGGATAGGGAAGTAGGGGGAGCGCGGTCGGGATGTAACAGGGCAACTTCGTCCTGACTACGTCCTGGTTCGCGTATTGATCGGCCAGGTGTGTGCATACGGTTTGCCACAGGATTCCTCGTCTCTAGAATCCTTCCTCGAATCGTCTAGCCGGGAGAGAGAAATCTCTCCTTCCCTTCGACAAATTAGTCGTACGCGTAATCTCCGTTACCTTAGTTTTACCGATCGATCAAACCCTTCCGTCGTCCTTTTCTCCAAAGagaaaaattccaaagttaCGAATGAATTTCCTATTTTGCAGAAGCGATATGGCGTACGGATTTGGATTGGCTAGTGATTCACCGGGATCGACTGGTTGTATCGAGCTTCATGAACCCGAACGTGAACCTTAGCATTCTGACCGGTTTCATAACTCCTCAGCCTTTCGTTACCCTGACACCCGACGACGAACCGAACGACGTAATTACCACCTTCTCAGATCTGGATGTCGTCGACAAAACGATCGAAACTAAAAATCGCGAGACTACCAACAATTTTCTCGGCTTGTTTCGACCACCGAGCACCGGCCTACCGCCACCCAACGCGCCAACTTCCAGTCCCAGCACTACTTCCGGTTCGCTCACCAACTCTATCGCCACCTCCTCGATCGATCCATCGACCACGAGGGTGACGAAAACTAGCGCCAGCACGACTAGGTCGTCGACAACGACcgcgacgtcgacgacgatgAAATTCAGGGAAACGGAGGAATCGGAAACGACGATCGCGAGGACGACCTTACCACCCTTGTTCCCTTCGTCTACACCGAGTACTTTGAAGAGCACCACCGTCAAAAATGGATACCCAGCCAGGCGACCCACCCCCAAGACGATTCTTAGGAATAATAATCTAAAGAATAGGTCGAAGACGAAAAATTTCACGAGACCTTCGACGACGATCAGACCGAGCAGAACGACCGTCGTCTCCGCTGGAAACATGACGGCTCAGAGTATGTCCCTGACGATGAACAGTCTGGCTGATTTGGATCATCCGGAGAAATTGAACCTCGAATTTCAACCCGGTAAgatttttaccattttcattcttcttctgTTACCTCGTCTAATTATAAGGTCTTCCCTTCTGATTTCTCTGTTCTCAGCCGAATCTTACGGACCCATCACCTTGGAGTACCTGAATTACGCGATCGCTCTTGGCGTGTACTCCGTCAGGTATCCCGCGGTGTTCTGGTCGTGCAACAAAGCATTGGGCACCATTTTCAGTTTTCAATTGGTCATTAATTCCGCCCAGAGCTTGCTAGCTTACGTTGGGATGTCTGTTCTTTACAAGGTAAGCAACTTCGATAGAGAAAAAGGTGAGACATCCATTCACGCTATTGTATTTTAGGTTCAAGTTATGGGACCTTTGAAAGTGTTGCCTGTTCTTCGGCAACAGTATCGGACGATTTCGACCAGCAGCAGTATATCAACGATATTCGGAGACtcttactttttattaaatCCACATGTCACTCTGGTACTTTTCGCTCTGTCTTCTCTGTTGGTACTGTGTTCGAGCATGGTGATGTACTTTTATGCTTACGGCAGGTGAGTTTTGCAGTTGTCAGacaattttcaacctcgaaatCCTGACTATTTATGAACTTATCTTATTTTGTCTTCAGATTCACGGCGTTCCTGAACCAGGAACGCGAACGTCGAGTGATCCTGTCGAAGGAGAACCGCGACAAGAACGGCTGGGTTTATTTTATCCATTGCACGGCTCTTTGCGTGTTTCTAGCGATCGCGATATGTAGCGCGCCGTTGTTGTACGATTACAGCGTCGTTTATCGAGGCAGTTTGGACGGTGCCATCTTGGCCTGCATCGTCGCCACCGTTCTCCATTTGTTCCTCTGGCTGGTGATCTGGATCTTCCTCACCATTAAACAACGGTGGACATTCAAATTGAGGGTGACGATCGGTCGCGCGACCGTCAGATCGGCAAGGTCGGTGAAGCTGGTGACCGACGTGGATCTTTTGTCTGCGAGGGACGAAGAGGACGGTACCAGCGCGCCATTGCTGGTGGTCGGTAACGGCAGAACGTACACTATTGCCGACGCCTCCCCGAAGAAGGCCATCATGAGCGTGATACAGAAGGCGGCGATCGAAAGGAAAGCGCGCTCCCAAGGTAACGAACTCTTCACCCAAAGTCCATCGAGAGACCTGTAAAGATCGATTTCTTAATTAGATTTAATCCTCAGGAAACACTGATTCGGTCGACGGAGAATCGACGGTCGACGACGAACAGATCTATTGGTTGAGACCAAAATTACGACCGTCGCCCACCAGGTCGCCGAGCGACGCGAACGGTGTGGCGAACGTGGAAAAGGGTTGGCTGAACAAGAAATTCAAGCCCAAGGTCACCTTTAACGACCTGCCTAGTACGTCAGGCTCGCGGTAACTACCCTCCTCCCTCCTCTTGGTGTCTTTCGATGCGTCTCGCTGTCTGCGTGTCTTCCTGTccgcttctcttctcttctttccttttccacTTCTGTCTCTCTATTTTCACTATAATCGACTCGTTTATCATTCGACTTGTTCGATTCCTTAGGGAATCTCTTGCTTTAGCTACTATCTACTTTTGCCAGGCTTACTACTGCTCTGCCCTCGATTCCTACTTCTAATCTTTCTTTACTTCCATCAATCGTTTGTGCGCTTTGAAATAAAGTATTAAAAGTCGTTGGCTCTTCGAAGTTGATATCAAACAGCAATTGCATtaaggtaattaaaaattaacccCGAAGAGTTAACGTAAGGCCAACTCGCTGTCGCTTATCTCTGTCTGTAATCTTCTGCTTTGGTGATAATATTCAAGGTACTTAGGATCGGTAGTTAAAGATTTCAAATCATCAATGTTAGACCATCACCGTGTTTCTTCACTTTCTCAtctgtctttttttttctatctcgtCCTTTCTGTCCTCGCTAACCACCCCTGTCTGTCTACCTCTGTTTCTTACGTATACTCGTCCCTGTAATCAAACAAAGGAATACCTGTACTCCACTGTCCACAACATTGTAACGTAGTTCCATGTGCGTTTCGTTTTCAGTAATAAGGGAAAAATCCGACGAGGGACCGGTGATGGGGGTCCCGAAGACGACGGAGACTACGCCACGCTACGGGAACTTCCGCTGATGACGTCACTGGATCCGGCCGATGATTCAACGTCAGAGGAGAACAAGGTACTCGATCGTTTCCTGCttctttcttttacttttctttcgtAATCCACGAACTGGTGCTTCCCTCTTGGTCATCGCATCTACGCAAAATATCGTTCAGTTTTAAAATAGGTCTCACAGACCGTATCGTCTAACCCGTTTCGGCTTTTAATCAAAGTTTCTTTTGCTTTTGACAGTGGGGAAGATGGCTGATATCCCGTAGGGACGGTATACCTAAATTTGGAGACGTAAGGCGCACCAAAATGTGTTCtcctgtttgttttttttttctctctttttttctctcgtttgaTTTGAACGCATCGAATTAACgttaacgttaattaattacacGCGTGCGTTTATGTGGGTTTTTTGAATTGCACACTAACATACGTTTAGCGTAGAAAAGTAGAATTTGAAGTACAACTGTTAAACGGAAGCTAATAACACACTACTTTCTTTGACTTTCGCGACCGGATTCGGACGTTGGTGCACGTTcattaattattcgaaattcTCTAAAACTTAAGATACCGAAAACGATTCGACACAAAACCGTCACACGCAACATAGCTTGTCCTGTTTGTTTCTCGTTGTTAGAAAAAAGTGCTGGTACTTCGGTGTCTATAGAACAATAGGTTGACTAGCAACGCTGCACGTGTCATGAAACTCGAATCATACGAGTATTATTTCTTCCTACTTGGCCCTTTTCGCTCTCCCTTTCCCACGTCCTCCCTccgttttattttcatttcccttGGTCCCCGATTTTCAAAGAGGAAAGTCCCTTTTTTACGGTGGGACGAAATTTCGCATTAGGTTGGATAAAAGATTAACCGTTGCAAACGTTTCAACAGCTACTCGAATGCGTGAACGACGACCAGGTGACTTACTACGCGAGCGCAAATCGCGATCTACAACCTTCGGAGGGGGACCCCTCGCCATTGTTGACACCAGACCCTTTGCCCGATCCCACCTCGGAGCCACTTCCACTGCCACCCCCGACTCCAACTTCTGCACCGAGCACCGAAGTTGTTACGACGTCACTAACCGCTAACACCCAGGTACTAACAATCTTCTGGTCTCTGATTCACCCTTGCGCTTTAAATCCTTCTACGAGACACGCGCGTAACAATTAGCGAACGGTAGGTGATGAAGCTAACAGTTAGACTAAAGATAAATGGATCGATAGATTTCTAGAATGGAAGTAAACGGAAAAGTGATGGTTCGTTTCAGACAAACGGAGGGCAAACGCCGCGATGCTTGCGTCGAGCAGACTCGGGGATGCCACACGAAGAACTGACACCACGTTCGGACTCTTCGAACTCTCCGCCGATGGATACCGTGACCGGTTGCGGTGGAACAGGCTCGGTCACCGGGCACAGTAACACCAGTAGCCACAGCGAGACATCTTCGAGCGGTGTGCACAGTAACGCAAGCAACGCGAGCAATGCCAGCAACGGTAGCTGCCAGCGACGAGCGACCAGCGTGGACGATCTAACCGGGGAACAACGGAATTGCGATGATTCGCGAGAACAATGGCGCAGTTGTTCCCTTCAACGAGGCGTACAACCGCCTACCGGTCCCGGTACCGCCACCTTCTTATCGAACACCGGTCGAGCCGGGACCAGTCAAGCCTTCGCTTCGCCGCAGTACGCGAACCACGTGCCATTGTTTGTTAACTCGAACTCGAATTCCAGTTCGAACTCGAGCGCGAATTTAAACGCGAGTGTAAACGCGAACGTGAATGGAAACGCTACCGCCAGCGAGGTGGTGAACGCGACCGGTGGTTGTCCGGCGGTTATCGTGGAAAATCCAAACGAGGCGACCGTGGTTATACGTCGCAAGTTGTCCAGAACGAAGCTGACGGAACCGTTGAATCCTAACGAGGAACCGTTCGGTCGGTCCACCAATATGAGAATGGTGTCTTTCACGGAGAGCAACGATGTCCGCGTGCACACGGCATCCGCGACTCTTCCCCATTACCCGACCCAACCCGCGGTTACCTTCCCTCATTGCTCCACCATGCCTTTGCCTCACGGTTCCCACAGCATGGCAGGTTCGCACATGGCCGGCTCGAGCGGAAGCTGCGGTTCGGTACCGAGACACGCTTTCGTTCCGCCTCAGGTTCACGCGACCGTTCCCGCTCACACCACCCTACCCTCCCATCACAACGGTGTCAGACTTCTGCACCCTACCCCGCAAAGCAACCCTTTCGTCAAGAGATTCCCCCCTGTACAGATGCACGGGCAGCCCTGGGCTCTGCCCGGCGCGCTGCCCGGTCACCACACGTTTCCCCAAGCGCCGCAGAATAACAGCAAGCTGACAGCCGCCGCTCAAATCCGACAGACCGATCGAGACTCGGCCAACTTCTCCATGGCCAGCAGCGGCGACTCTGACACGTGTTTGCCTCATTGAATCGAACGCGCGGACCGTCAGCTTCGTCTATCATTCACCGCTTTTCACTTCCCGCTACCCTATTCTTGCTCTCGCGGTTGCTTTTCGCGACACTCGATCGACGAGAATGCGCGCTTCTTCTCCGGATCTTTCGAAGACTGAAAAGGTTTCCGAAAGGGCTAGGAATTTCGTACCCTTTGCCCGACGCAACCCCCACTACATATCATATCCCTCGCGAATTCAAGCACCAAAGAGAAGAACGTCTGACGCGttacgttttttatttttattaatactaCCGTTCGTCAGCACCCAACTTCTCGGCAGTTCTTCCATATCAACGATCTGTAACGTGGTACAGGTTCGTCAATTGAAAAAGGAACCAAACGGATACGTTTGTGCGTCGACGATCTATATCCTAACGCtaacgtatatacatatatgtatacttatAACCACACGtatttaaagagaaaaaaaaatgtacgagACTCGTCGCAAACATATCTTCCGCGAGTCGACGCTACAACTGTTCGCGCTTCTAACGATACCGTGTAAAGTATCTACCGATCTTTCGACACAATGGAAACCTTTTCGCTCTTCAAAGTTCTACGCGTTACCGTGCTTTCGTTCAAAGTCGCTCAACGGGTAGAACGGATCAAGCGAAGGCGAAGCGATGAGAATTGAAACGTAActtttctttgtaaattttcTTCGGACACCTATTCATCTTatatcgtttcgtttcgtttcgtttcaacgAGACAAGTTTCTCGAGAAATCTATTCGATCTTCGTCGTACGTcctcttaattttatttattttttaatgtatatttatttcTCCTTTCGTTTTGTAAATAGGATTGTCGTTTGAAGTTAAAAAACACGACAAAGAAGGAGAGAAGAGGAAACGAAAGAATGAATAAAGGATAGAGCGTAAGGGTTGGTCGCAAAGCGACCGGTTAACTAGTATTAATCTGTAGGCATGTAAGTTCGCGATGCGATTGGTCGCTGATTGTTAAAAAGCGTTCGAGAAAGAACGGGTTACTGCCATTGATACTCGCGCGGATCTTTGGATCTCCATGATATTCGCTTAATTTCGTCGACTGCCACGTTCTCTCGTCCCGTTCCGCGAGCATTCGAGCGCTCGAAAAGCACCCGCTTTCTTCTCTTGCGATCCACCTCTGCGATTCATCGTCTGCGATATCCAAGCGAAATATCGCCTTTGCGTTTTCTTTCACGTTTGCGTTCGCGTTCTCGGCAATTTTATCTTCTAGACGGGATCGAAGGATACACGATCGGTAGGAGGAGATGCGCGGACGAACGATAACGTTCGCCACCTTAACGACGACTAAggaatcgaaaaagaaaaaaaaaagaaaacgaatctGTACAATATCGACGCAACGAGGATATTCTGTTCGTCGCGTGTATATCGAAAACGACCGTTCTTCCTTCCAAGATATAATGCGGATAACGAGTTGTATTCGCGCGTACAAAGTGTTTCTAAATCGCGTTAGACAAGAGGCGACGCTGTTCTTAAGGTAATGCACCAATTAGCGAAAGTCAGATTCGTCGATAGAAAGCAATTAGCAGTTTAGACTTCTttacgtttctttctttttatctaaCGTGATCGCCTCTGAACAATACGTAGACGTCTGAAGGCGTTTCGAACTAAACGGAGCTCAAGCAAAtgcaaaaaatttatttttcactacCTTGCGGTCGTTTCGGACGGAGAAAATCGAAACACATTAACCCGGTGCGTACAAATGCGTTTCCCGTAGTATTTCCTAAAACAAAGACGGAATCGAGATCGCGATTCGCTGGAGCATCGAACGAAACCGAACTTGTACAGCTGTCTTTTTATACGTGATCGTGCTCGTAGGAATTTAAATCGTATTTTTTACGCACTTTTTCGAAACGGACTCGGAATTCGAAACGTTCCCGTCGGATGTATCTCGTAGATCGGTTAGATTGTTAGACAATCCGGTCCGTTTTCGCTTTCGAAACAAGACGGATACCCGCAGCTTTCTCGAATTTTTCCTGTTTCCGATCGATTAACCGAATATATCGGCGATCGATCGGAACCCGCTACCGACGTAGCCTTATGGCTTTCGCGTTTCCGATCCGTCGGGACGGCTGTCGTCCTACCGACAGCTAGGATCGGAAGAGGAAAGCACGTTTCGGCCTCGCAGACGCCAACAGAATCGAACGCTTTTTCTATCGCAAGGAAACCTTCCTTTCCTCGATGCGAGCCAAACGAACACAGATATCCTTCAtagatattttcttattttttcacGAACGAATTAGCCCTCGTGGAAGTAGTAGGACCGCGTGTAAGATATCGTCGCGAATAGTAGAAAAATCGGTGAAAGGAGTTTAGCGAACACGGAGTTGCTCGAACTTCGTAAAATCTTTGTTTGATGAGCGGAGAAATGCTTGAAACTTTTTATAATCCCCATACCTCGTCCTCGGTAGGATCGGTTAGACAAATTTCTCCTCCGACAAATCGGAAAAGATTCAAATCTATTCTTCTAGGATCAGAAAGCATCGATACGGGTGCAGTTAAAGCTTTATGGTGTCGAGTTTCTCGATCGAAAGCTTAAGTGAACCTGCAAACGATAAAGCTTTCactgtatttgaaaatatttttccacgcgAACACATTCGTACACGCGCCCAATCTAAACGCCTTCTTCTGAATGTGTCGATACGATATAAAACGCGCGATCGCGTTAATCTCGGTTTCGTCTTTGTGGGACAGATTATACCTAAGCGTAATTGTAAGAAAAGAAAACGCGTCGACGATCGAgtagataattaataaaaagggAACGAAACGACGATCGCGTTGCGATCGATGGAAAACAT
Encoded here:
- the tinc gene encoding transmembrane protein tincar isoform X1, with the translated sequence MSMTGSLMGYENNNEVNQAKCKKPLKPLPIVSSISSSGVSSTAKARKPRRSSRQSSCIRGHVNNLWSVWYGILAVAFQAYIGLRYAKRFAAYLSLPWPADAPPPKVELYACLVLAGTGVVLLPVLLGAAFLKLGNLANDGVKLGRHLSACSRDPPSSLLTNNLDHSLANNLWRHGGPTAAFLHLCTAMCFLLPSLLMEARLIHAGFLPKEAIWRTDLDWLVIHRDRLVVSSFMNPNVNLSILTGFITPQPFVTLTPDDEPNDVITTFSDLDVVDKTIETKNRETTNNFLGLFRPPSTGLPPPNAPTSSPSTTSGSLTNSIATSSIDPSTTRVTKTSASTTRSSTTTATSTTMKFRETEESETTIARTTLPPLFPSSTPSTLKSTTVKNGYPARRPTPKTILRNNNLKNRSKTKNFTRPSTTIRPSRTTVVSAGNMTAQSMSLTMNSLADLDHPEKLNLEFQPAESYGPITLEYLNYAIALGVYSVRYPAVFWSCNKALGTIFSFQLVINSAQSLLAYVGMSVLYKVQVMGPLKVLPVLRQQYRTISTSSSISTIFGDSYFLLNPHVTLVLFALSSLLVLCSSMVMYFYAYGRFTAFLNQERERRVILSKENRDKNGWVYFIHCTALCVFLAIAICSAPLLYDYSVVYRGSLDGAILACIVATVLHLFLWLVIWIFLTIKQRWTFKLRVTIGRATVRSARSVKLVTDVDLLSARDEEDGTSAPLLVVGNGRTYTIADASPKKAIMSVIQKAAIERKARSQGNTDSVDGESTVDDEQIYWLRPKLRPSPTRSPSDANGVANVEKGWLNKKFKPKVTFNDLPSTSGSRNKGKIRRGTGDGGPEDDGDYATLRELPLMTSLDPADDSTSEENKWGRWLISRRDGIPKFGDLLECVNDDQVTYYASANRDLQPSEGDPSPLLTPDPLPDPTSEPLPLPPPTPTSAPSTEVVTTSLTANTQTNGGQTPRCLRRADSGMPHEELTPRSDSSNSPPMDTVTGCGGTGSVTGHSNTSSHSETSSSGVHSNASNASNASNGSCQRRATSVDDLTGEQRNCDDSREQWRSCSLQRGVQPPTGPGTATFLSNTGRAGTSQAFASPQYANHVPLFVNSNSNSSSNSSANLNASVNANVNGNATASEVVNATGGCPAVIVENPNEATVVIRRKLSRTKLTEPLNPNEEPFGRSTNMRMVSFTESNDVRVHTASATLPHYPTQPAVTFPHCSTMPLPHGSHSMAGSHMAGSSGSCGSVPRHAFVPPQVHATVPAHTTLPSHHNGVRLLHPTPQSNPFVKRFPPVQMHGQPWALPGALPGHHTFPQAPQNNSKLTAAAQIRQTDRDSANFSMASSGDSDTCLPH
- the tinc gene encoding transmembrane protein tincar isoform X3 — its product is MSMTGSLMGYENNNEVNQAKCKKPLKPLPIVSSISSSGVSSTAKARKPRRSSRQSSCIRGHVNNLWSVWYGILAVAFQAYIGLRYAKRFAAYLSLPWPADAPPPKVELYACLVLAGTGVVLLPVLLGAAFLKLGNLANDGVKLGRHLSACSRDPPSSLLTNNLDHSLANNLWRHGGPTAAFLHLCTAMCFLLPSLLMEARLIHAGFLPKEAIWRTDLDWLVIHRDRLVVSSFMNPNVNLSILTGFITPQPFVTLTPDDEPNDVITTFSDLDVVDKTIETKNRETTNNFLGLFRPPSTGLPPPNAPTSSPSTTSGSLTNSIATSSIDPSTTRVTKTSASTTRSSTTTATSTTMKFRETEESETTIARTTLPPLFPSSTPSTLKSTTVKNGYPARRPTPKTILRNNNLKNRSKTKNFTRPSTTIRPSRTTVVSAGNMTAQSMSLTMNSLADLDHPEKLNLEFQPAESYGPITLEYLNYAIALGVYSVRYPAVFWSCNKALGTIFSFQLVINSAQSLLAYVGMSVLYKVQVMGPLKVLPVLRQQYRTISTSSSISTIFGDSYFLLNPHVTLVLFALSSLLVLCSSMVMYFYAYGRFTAFLNQERERRVILSKENRDKNGWVYFIHCTALCVFLAIAICSAPLLYDYSVVYRGSLDGAILACIVATVLHLFLWLVIWIFLTIKQRWTFKLRVTIGRATVRSARSVKLVTDVDLLSARDEEDGTSAPLLVVGNGRTYTIADASPKKAIMSVIQKAAIERKARSQGNTDSVDGESTVDDEQIYWLRPKLRPSPTRSPSDANGVANVEKGWLNKKFKPKVTFNDLPSTSGSRNKGKIRRGTGDGGPEDDGDYATLRELPLMTSLDPADDSTSEENKWGRWLISRRDGIPKFGDTNGGQTPRCLRRADSGMPHEELTPRSDSSNSPPMDTVTGCGGTGSVTGHSNTSSHSETSSSGVHSNASNASNASNGSCQRRATSVDDLTGEQRNCDDSREQWRSCSLQRGVQPPTGPGTATFLSNTGRAGTSQAFASPQYANHVPLFVNSNSNSSSNSSANLNASVNANVNGNATASEVVNATGGCPAVIVENPNEATVVIRRKLSRTKLTEPLNPNEEPFGRSTNMRMVSFTESNDVRVHTASATLPHYPTQPAVTFPHCSTMPLPHGSHSMAGSHMAGSSGSCGSVPRHAFVPPQVHATVPAHTTLPSHHNGVRLLHPTPQSNPFVKRFPPVQMHGQPWALPGALPGHHTFPQAPQNNSKLTAAAQIRQTDRDSANFSMASSGDSDTCLPH